AAGTCCAGCCGGCTGGTCAGAGACCCTGCACAGTCCTTGGGGGGTACCCACTCAGTAGGAATTGGGGGTCAGACCTGCACGGGCAGCGTCTGGTTCATTTGCAGCCGCATGTCCTGTATACTGCTGAGGATCTTCTTCTGGTGGCCAGCCAAGGTGACCCCAATCCGGAGTAGGTCTCTGCAGATGGATGAAGGGCAGGGTCAGTCACTTCCTTCCTGCCCATCACTCTGGGCCCAGCTCAGAAtcccctgcccttcccttccAAATCTGAGGCACACTCACTCTGCAGTCATCTGGGCCACCAGGTCAAAGGATGCAAACCCTGCACTGATAAAGCTCTCTTTGTACCGCCCCATCTTGATAGCATCTAGCCAGTCACCAACTGTTGTGAAGGTCGTGTAATCTGGGACCGTGCGGTCCAGGAGGGGCTGAGACATGCtgtggggagaagagagggacTAGGTGAGTCCTGATGGCAGAGGAAGCAGGGGTGGAGCTGCTGGCTCAAGAGTAGGGTGGGAGCACAGGCAGAGGTACTGACCCAGACTGGGTACTGGCGATGACCTTGAGGCTGGCAGCATTGCGGATAAGCTTGTCTAGGGTGTTGACAATCTGGGAGAATTTGGGCCTGAGGTTCCGGTCCCGCACCCAGCAGTCCAGCATGAGCTGGTGCAGTGCTGTGGGGCAGTCCATGGGTGGAGGCAGCCGGTAATCCTGCTCCACAGCATTGATGACCTAGGCCAAGAGCACAGGAACATGGAGTGAGCCACCACTCTGCTCCTTAGCCAGCTCCCACCTACCCCCACACTCTGGCTGGCCCCACTCACATCCTGGTTGCTCATATCCCAGTAGGGTCGCTCTCCATAGCTCATGACCTCCCACATGACGATTCCATAGCTCCAGACATCACTAGCAGAGGTGAACTTCCGATAGGCTATGGCTTCTGGGGCGGTCCAGCGGATGGGTATCTTCCCGCCCTGGTTGGGGGGGCACATGCCCTTCACCCTATGACTCAGGGCTGGTCCCCAGCCCTGAGCCCCTGCTTGGTTGGCCCCACCCCCAGTTTCCCTCCCAGCTGCTTCCTGTACCAGGGAGCTGGTGTAGGTAGGATCAGAGGGATCGTCCTCCAAGAAGCGGGAGAGACCGAAGTCCGAGACTTTGCAGACCAGGTTGCTGTTGACAAGGATATTGCGGGCAGCCAGGTCACGGTGCACATAGTTCATCTCAGACAAGTATTTCATGCCAGCAGCAATGCCCCGCAACATGCCCACCAGCTGGATGACTGTAAACTGTCCATCGTTGAGCTGGAGGCAATGAATAGGCTCAGGTGGGCCCattgcctccctcccagcccagggcctgcccaAGACCTTCTTGCCAATTTATCCACCCATCCTCGCTAAGTCCTCTCAGACTATGCCTCATCTATCCCTAAGACCATGTTCAGAGTGCACCAAGAGTAAGTAAGCTGCCCTACTGTGGCATGCACCAATATACAACATCCCAATTAACCCGAGAGGACCCAAATAGGTCTTAACAACTCTTACTTTACAACCAAGGCAGCTGAGACCCAGCGAGGTTAAGGAaagcctgaggtcacacaggcaGAAGGGGGGACAGTCAGCATGAGAACTCTGGCCTTTCTGGCTCTGAAGACCTGGCTGTTTCCCTGACCCATGCCATCTTAGTAATCACGTGTGCACTTGAATAGGATCCCTGTGTCTTGTGGGAGGATCCATGTGTCTTGTGGTTTGCCTAACCCAGCTCgctggggaagggaaaggggcGGTGGGCTGGCTCTTACCCGGAGGAAGGAGTCCAGGGCACAGTTCTCCATGAACTCAGTGAGGATCATGACTGGGCGACTTTTGGTGACCACGCCCTCCAGCCGGATTATGTTGGGGTGATCAAACTGACCCATGATGGAGGCTTCACTTAGGAAGTCCCGCCGCTGCCTCTCAGTGTAGCCCACCTTCAGGGTCTTGATGGCCACAAACACCTCCCGGCGTCCAGGCTGTTTCAGTCTACCCCGGCACACTTCCCCAAACTCCCCTGCAGGACAGAGGGCACGAGTAGTAAGCTGTTTCTGGGATCACCCTGTACCCAGCCCAACTTGGCCCTCCCCTGGGGTGACCTCCAGCCTCTCCTTCCCACTGTGCTCCAGGGGACTCACCAGCTCCAATCACCTCCTCGATCTTGACGCACGACACATCGATCTCCTTGGCAAACTCCCGCACAGCCTCATTAGGGTCCTCATAGGTGAAAGGGTCGATATAAACCTTCATTCCAGGAGCGACTAGAGGAAGTAAGAGTGGGCATGGGAGGGGGCCAGATCTTTGGGCTTGGGGATGGTGAGGGGGCTCCTCAGGCCACTGCCCCAGGCTCTCACCCCTGGTGGGAGCCTATTCCATAACGTGGGAGCACATTCCACAACTACCCTGCTAAGCCTGCTCCTGCTGCTCTCTGTTGAAGCCCCACCTCAGCCTCCTCCTCACCCTGCCACTGCTTGGCTCCTCTGTGTGAAATAGTGACCATAAAAGCTAGACACCTAggattcttctttctctcctctcatcATGAAAGCTGTGCCCATGCAACCTCTCGGATTCATGTCTCCCCTCATTGCCCCTGACCTTGTCTAGGCCTTCAACACCCAGACTATTGCAATAGCTTCCCAGCTGGGCTCTCTGCCGCTGGACTTTTCCCACCAACCTATCCTGCATACCTATCTTCCTAAAACAATACTTTGATTGTATTACTCCCCAGCTTGAGAGCCTTTCGGATTACCTGTGGTGGAATCAAGTCCAaactcctctgcctgcctttcaCGACCCTCCAAGGACTGGCCGCAGTTACCCAGCTTTGCTCCCCAACAGCTGTCAAACCAGTCTTCTCACTGCTTCCACAGCTGggcactctccccaccccacccactacCTTGCAAAGGCTCCTCTAGCCAGGAATGCTCTCTCCCACCTCTTTAAACTCTGCTTATCCTGCCTGGCTCAGCTCAGCTCAAGGCGACCTCCTCTAGGAAACCTTCCTCTTCTCTGATCTCTTATTGCCCTTTATAAGAGGAATGCCCAGCTTAACACTTAATTGTTCTCTCTTTGTTTCCTGTGTATCTCGTCTTTCTCACAGGTCTAACTGCCTTTGAGGACAGGACTCACATCTCATTCATCCCTGGGGATAGCAGGAGTGAGGAAGGGGCCCCAGAAGTGGCACTTGATGGAAGAAGGATGGGGACCCAGGGTACAAGTGCAAGGAATGAAGCCCCCAGCAGGGAGGGGTCTCCAAGCCCTGCAGGGGCCAACCTCAGGATGAGACAAACTCACTGTACTGCTGCAGCTTCTCTGTGTACTCCGAGTCAGAGCTGTGACGCTGCTTCCTGCGGGGCATGGGGGAAAGAGGCCTGAGAAGAGTCCGACAGCCCCTTTGCACAGGGCACCCTTGGGCGCACAGGGATGGCACAGAGCACAGGGAATGGCCCAGTGCCTGGTCCCATGGTCAGTGGTTACAGCAGCCCCTGAGGGGGTCTGTCAGTTGACTCAGAGGATGGGATGAGGACATGGTATGGACTGGAGAGGGCCTTGCCAGCAAGAGAAGCATGGGCCCAGGAAGGGCCTATGGGGCACGAGGGCTAGGTACTAAAGGGAAACTCTAGGCAGCCCATGGGAGCAGCCTGGGCCTGGGAGTACCTGAGGCAGACGACGGCAATGACCACAACAGCCACCACGAAGACAAGCCCGGCCGTGGCAGAACCCACGATGAGGGGAAGCTGCTCCTGGAGCTGCTGGGCACCAGAGCCTGCAAACCGGGAGGGAACCAGTAAGCGGAGGGATGGGATGTATGGGCTGGGACATGCATCAGCACAAGGGTATGTACCTCTCTCACTTGTGGTCTCAAACTCGGCCGGGTGGCTGTACTGCCCATAGCCAGCTACCGTGCGGGCACGGACCTGGACCACGTAGCGGGCGTCGGGTCGCAGCCCATCCAGCTGCACAGAGTTCTTCTGGCTGGTCACCGTGGAGGCGATGCCCTCACTCTGGAACACCAGGAGGAAGGAGGCATCTCAGTGGGTCCTGAGGCCAATTAGCCTctgcccacccacagcccaccccgtGATCCCCTCAGAACCTAAGGCCTTGTTCTCAGGGGCCCCTGACATTATCTGGGGGTGCTCTTCTTGTCCCAaggcctcctcctgccccttgtGGCTCTGACCTTCTCAAAGTACTTCATCTCATAGTCCAGGATGACTCCATTGGGCCTCTCTGGGGGCGCCCAGGACAGGGTCAGGCTGCTGCCTGAGCTGCTGTGTAGGTGCAGTGTAGGCACTTCGGATGGGGCTAAGGGAAGAGCAGGGGACTCACCATGGCATCTTTCCCAAGCACCCAGTTGCCATGGAGCCCTGGTGGTCTGTTGGAAGGCCCCAGACAACCTTAGCTCTTTATGGGTAAGATGACCCAGGCCCTACCCTCCTGTGTCCCCTCCTCACCAGCCTGGTTAGTGGTGATATTCACAGCTGCATAGCGGGGGGGCAGAGGGCTCTTGCCCGAGACACCATTGACTGCTTGCACCTCAAAGGTATAGCGCGTATGGGCCAGCAGATGGCTGATGTGGACCTGGCGCTCTGTCAGGCCCAACTGTCGAGGCACAAACTCTACATTGTCATCACAGCGTGAACAGGCCGAGGTGACCCCGGACCCAGGGCCCCCATGGCACTTCTTGCAGATGACGTTGTATAGGAGGTCGTCCCGGCCCCCCAGGTCTCGGGGCTCACTCCACTCGAGGATCAGTGAGGTCTCATTCACATTGGAGATCACACCTCGGGGTGGAGATGGCACCGCTGTGGGAAAGGTTGGGGGAGAGGGCAGTGAGCCAGGCCCTAGGACCACCCTTCTGCCCAGAGTCCCTGCATACTCCAAACTgcttcccacctccctgcctttGCCTCTGCTTAAACAAGCAGAATACCTGTCCTACAGTTCTTCACTAGGCAGACTCCTATTTAGCCTTCAAGGCTCAACTTGAGATATCACCTCCTCTTGAAAGCCTTCCTTGATTCACCCTATCCCCATTCTCTCACTTGTGTAACAAAATTCCCGGGCAGCCTCTAGCCTAGCACTTAGTACACTATATGGTCATTATCTGTTTTCACATCTATTTCTCCCACCAGGCTGCAGGCTCCTTAAGAACAGCAACTATATTTTATCCACCTCCCTGATGCCTGACACAATGCCTGGAACCAAAAGCCAGAGGAGGGAGGACACCAGGCTGCCCCAGGGATGTGAGGTCCCCTCTGTGGTTAGAGTTGGGCCATAAGAATGGCAGTTCTATTCAGAGGAAGGAACAATGGACTAAAGGGCCCCAGATGGTTCCTGATGCCCAGCTAGGAGGCTATAGGTGCTTATCAAATGTTGGGGAAGGACTGAGCTAGCTGAGGTGGATTCTGGCTCAGGTCTGGTCACATCCTAGCTGTGCCATGCTGAGCACaacacctaacctctctgagcctcagtgagTTTCCCCAGCTGGAGAGTGGCGAGATCCCTTGGGACCGCTCAGGCCCAGGCGGACGCAGAGGGACGGCCTGGAGCTGGAGAGTGCGCGGGCATGCGTTCACTCACTGGTACAGGCACTATCCGCGGGGTCCGAGTCTGCACGGTAGAAGTTACTGTGGCAGATGCAAATGCTGGCAGCTGGTGAGGTGGTACGGCTGttgggggggcaggggaggcagggtcCCTCTCCCTGCTTTGCCTTGTAACTCCCAGGAGGACAGGCTGTGGGGGAGAAGAGGATGGACATGCTCATGCCCCTCCCTGCACACACCTGCCTGAGGACCTGGCCCTTCCCCAGCACAGGTCTCAGCCCCTCACTCCTGTCCTGTGGGGGCCATGCTGGGATTGTCTCACTCCAGTGCAGTGACAAAAGGCTCTCTGCCCCGTGGAAACCCCACATCAGCAGATTCCTCTCCGCCCCggcgcccccccaccccaaccctgggGCCTCATGGATGAAGACATCAGCCCCATCACCTGGTTGGCCTGGGTTTGTTGAGGCAGGGAagagggagtggggaagagaCCACTAGCCAGCTGGCAGCGCCCTGTACTCTGCTGGGAAGCCCCCACCTCTCTCTGAAGCTTGAGGAAAATCATTCCTGAGGACCCTCAAGGCCACACCGAACAGCCAGGAGGTAGGGCCTCTGAGTCTCACAGACAACCAGGAGCAGGGCAGTAGCGCCTTTCTAGTGccttgggcaggggtgggggctgaaGAAGggtgaggaagaaaagcaagcagGCAGGAAGGCTGGAGTTCACCTGGAGTTCACCTAAAAATGTCCACAAGGGAAACCCCTGGCCCCCAAGTGAGCCCAGAGCTGGGTGTCTGAACATCCCCTTTCCTCCATCTCCTCTCTTGCCATCTATACTTGGGCACCTGGCACTGTACTCTGTAGATCCCTCATATCTACAATGACCATTTAATTTATTGTTCAAACCAGAATATTTTGACAGTGAAAGGGGGCACTAGAACCAATCACGTTTGGATAATGGGCATAAACCAGGCTTGTCATGGACACTCTGAAGCATGGTCACCTATCCATACATGACTACCTCTGGGAGGTCATGTGGAGTGTGGAATGCCCAGAGTTGGGGCTATGTCCTTCTGTGGGGTTTAACCTCCCCTCACTAAGGTGATATTCTATCCAAGCTCTTTTGAGccagtgggggaggggacagagacCAGGTCAGGCTGGTTGCCATGGGAACAAGCATGCACTTCCTGCCAGGGACCTGCAGAGTGTCAGCCCCTCTTCAAGCTGTCAGGctcatcacccccaccccctttctccaCTCAGGCAGAGGAAGTCTGAGGGCAGGTTCCCACAGAGAAGTAGAGAGGGGCTGGGCAAGGCACTATTCACCTTCACATGACCAACACCTGGCACTGGGCCTCACAACCAGGTTGGGCTGCCAGTCCCCCAAAACCTAGGGCTGTGCTAAGAGCCAGCTCCCATCCCCGAGTTACGGGCTGCAAATGGCAGGGGAGAAAACTGGGCAGAGGGAACGGAAGGCAACGCCCTCACACCTTGTCCTGCATGGCAGAGAACTGGATGAGGCTATTGTCCCAGCTCCCACATTCCCAGCTGTAAGGcccctctgagactcagtttctttattcaCAAAGTAGGGTAGGTAACTGGAAATCTAAATCATGGGATTGTGGTGAGGCTCCACTGAGAGAACCTTACATGAATGGGTTTCATAGCTGGGGAGTCTAGAACATGAGTCTTGGCAGGCCGCCAGAGGCAAGCCTCCTAACCATAGCCTCAATGGAACAGAGAATAACCGCCAtctccctgccccaggctcccCAGAGCCACGGCTAACTCTTGCATGGTGGTCGCACTTGCCATGTGCTTGGCACTGTTCCAAGGGCTTCACATTCACCCACTCAATTAAGTCCCACTACAACTCTATAAAGAGATCACCATTACCGTCCCCATTTTGCACATGAGGAAAGTGAGGTTCAAAGAGGacagcaacttgcccaaggcctcACAGGTGGATAATGGTAGTCAGCACTTAGACTTCCAGGACTGGGCCCCTAACC
The DNA window shown above is from Manis javanica isolate MJ-LG chromosome 3, MJ_LKY, whole genome shotgun sequence and carries:
- the EPHB3 gene encoding ephrin type-B receptor 3 isoform X2, encoding MARARPPGRLQLFPPLLLLMLPAGCPALEETLMDTKWVTSELAWTSHPESGWEEVSGYDEAMNPIRTYQVCNVHESSQNNWLRTGFIWRRDVQRVYVELKFTVRDCNSIPNIPGSCKETFNLFYYEADSDVASASSPFWMENPYVKVDTIAPDESFSRLDDGRVNTKVRSFGPLSKAGFYLAFQDQGACMSLISVRAFYKKCASTTAGFALFPETLTGAEPTSLVIAPGTCIANAVEVSVPLKLYCNGDGEWMVPVGACTCATGHEPAAKESQCRPVPSPPRGVISNVNETSLILEWSEPRDLGGRDDLLYNVICKKCHGGPGSGVTSACSRCDDNVEFVPRQLGLTERQVHISHLLAHTRYTFEVQAVNGVSGKSPLPPRYAAVNITTNQAAPSEVPTLHLHSSSGSSLTLSWAPPERPNGVILDYEMKYFEKSEGIASTVTSQKNSVQLDGLRPDARYVVQVRARTVAGYGQYSHPAEFETTSERGSGAQQLQEQLPLIVGSATAGLVFVVAVVVIAVVCLRKQRHSSDSEYTEKLQQYIAPGMKVYIDPFTYEDPNEAVREFAKEIDVSCVKIEEVIGAGEFGEVCRGRLKQPGRREVFVAIKTLKVGYTERQRRDFLSEASIMGQFDHPNIIRLEGVVTKSRPVMILTEFMENCALDSFLRLNDGQFTVIQLVGMLRGIAAGMKYLSEMNYVHRDLAARNILVNSNLVCKVSDFGLSRFLEDDPSDPTYTSSLGGKIPIRWTAPEAIAYRKFTSASDVWSYGIVMWEVMSYGERPYWDMSNQDVINAVEQDYRLPPPMDCPTALHQLMLDCWVRDRNLRPKFSQIVNTLDKLIRNAASLKVIASTQSGMSQPLLDRTVPDYTTFTTVGDWLDAIKMGRYKESFISAGFASFDLVAQMTAEDLLRIGVTLAGHQKKILSSIQDMRLQMNQTLPVQV
- the EPHB3 gene encoding ephrin type-B receptor 3 isoform X3; the encoded protein is MDTKWVTSELAWTSHPESGWEEVSGYDEAMNPIRTYQVCNVHESSQNNWLRTGFIWRRDVQRVYVELKFTVRDCNSIPNIPGSCKETFNLFYYEADSDVASASSPFWMENPYVKVDTIAPDESFSRLDDGRVNTKVRSFGPLSKAGFYLAFQDQGACMSLISVRAFYKKCASTTAGFALFPETLTGAEPTSLVIAPGTCIANAVEVSVPLKLYCNGDGEWMVPVGACTCATGHEPAAKESQCRPCPPGSYKAKQGEGPCLPCPPNSRTTSPAASICICHSNFYRADSDPADSACTTVPSPPRGVISNVNETSLILEWSEPRDLGGRDDLLYNVICKKCHGGPGSGVTSACSRCDDNVEFVPRQLGLTERQVHISHLLAHTRYTFEVQAVNGVSGKSPLPPRYAAVNITTNQAAPSEVPTLHLHSSSGSSLTLSWAPPERPNGVILDYEMKYFEKSEGIASTVTSQKNSVQLDGLRPDARYVVQVRARTVAGYGQYSHPAEFETTSERGSGAQQLQEQLPLIVGSATAGLVFVVAVVVIAVVCLRKQRHSSDSEYTEKLQQYIAPGMKVYIDPFTYEDPNEAVREFAKEIDVSCVKIEEVIGAGEFGEVCRGRLKQPGRREVFVAIKTLKVGYTERQRRDFLSEASIMGQFDHPNIIRLEGVVTKSRPVMILTEFMENCALDSFLRLNDGQFTVIQLVGMLRGIAAGMKYLSEMNYVHRDLAARNILVNSNLVCKVSDFGLSRFLEDDPSDPTYTSSLGGKIPIRWTAPEAIAYRKFTSASDVWSYGIVMWEVMSYGERPYWDMSNQDVINAVEQDYRLPPPMDCPTALHQLMLDCWVRDRNLRPKFSQIVNTLDKLIRNAASLKVIASTQSGMSQPLLDRTVPDYTTFTTVGDWLDAIKMGRYKESFISAGFASFDLVAQMTAEDLLRIGVTLAGHQKKILSSIQDMRLQMNQTLPVQV
- the EPHB3 gene encoding ephrin type-B receptor 3 isoform X1 — protein: MARARPPGRLQLFPPLLLLMLPAGCPALEETLMDTKWVTSELAWTSHPESGWEEVSGYDEAMNPIRTYQVCNVHESSQNNWLRTGFIWRRDVQRVYVELKFTVRDCNSIPNIPGSCKETFNLFYYEADSDVASASSPFWMENPYVKVDTIAPDESFSRLDDGRVNTKVRSFGPLSKAGFYLAFQDQGACMSLISVRAFYKKCASTTAGFALFPETLTGAEPTSLVIAPGTCIANAVEVSVPLKLYCNGDGEWMVPVGACTCATGHEPAAKESQCRPCPPGSYKAKQGEGPCLPCPPNSRTTSPAASICICHSNFYRADSDPADSACTTVPSPPRGVISNVNETSLILEWSEPRDLGGRDDLLYNVICKKCHGGPGSGVTSACSRCDDNVEFVPRQLGLTERQVHISHLLAHTRYTFEVQAVNGVSGKSPLPPRYAAVNITTNQAAPSEVPTLHLHSSSGSSLTLSWAPPERPNGVILDYEMKYFEKSEGIASTVTSQKNSVQLDGLRPDARYVVQVRARTVAGYGQYSHPAEFETTSERGSGAQQLQEQLPLIVGSATAGLVFVVAVVVIAVVCLRKQRHSSDSEYTEKLQQYIAPGMKVYIDPFTYEDPNEAVREFAKEIDVSCVKIEEVIGAGEFGEVCRGRLKQPGRREVFVAIKTLKVGYTERQRRDFLSEASIMGQFDHPNIIRLEGVVTKSRPVMILTEFMENCALDSFLRLNDGQFTVIQLVGMLRGIAAGMKYLSEMNYVHRDLAARNILVNSNLVCKVSDFGLSRFLEDDPSDPTYTSSLGGKIPIRWTAPEAIAYRKFTSASDVWSYGIVMWEVMSYGERPYWDMSNQDVINAVEQDYRLPPPMDCPTALHQLMLDCWVRDRNLRPKFSQIVNTLDKLIRNAASLKVIASTQSGMSQPLLDRTVPDYTTFTTVGDWLDAIKMGRYKESFISAGFASFDLVAQMTAEDLLRIGVTLAGHQKKILSSIQDMRLQMNQTLPVQV